The nucleotide sequence AGAGTCCTATTTGATAAATTTATATATTATGTTGAAATATCTTGTGCGCGTTCAATATAGAACAAGTTTTAAGTAAAGAACTGCTGGAGGAGTAAGCGGTTACATAACCGCTTTATATATCATTGTTAAAGAAAAGGTACAACTATTTACGCGAATTCGAAGCTCTGTATTCAAAACCGGTTCAGTATTGAACATCCCTCTATCCTTGATTGTATAAGCATCTATTAATACAAAGAAGGAAAAGTTTCCTTCAGATTGTAACACTACATGTCGATATCCATAGGTTATATTTTCTTAATTGCAGCATTATCTTGAAGGTTAAATGGAGAACAAAACGAGGATGAAGAACAAATACAAGAAACCAACCACTTTAAATTGCTATGCAGGAAGCAGATATCGGTTCTCCCTTATGGTATGCAGCTTCATAGGATGCGTACTCCTGTTTCACGTGTACTTCCTTAACCAAAGTCAACACAGTCAACACGCGGTAATGCAAATGAACAGTGACCATCCATATTACCGTGAGCTAGTAGAAGTGGAAGACGATGGCATTAAAATCCCACCACCTAGAAAGCGGTCCCCACGTGCTATTAAACGGAAACCTAAACGACCAACCACCCTGATTGAAGAGTTTCTCGATGAATCTTCTCAACTTAGATACATATTCTTTCCTGGTCAAAAGACTGCCATTGACCCACTTAATGATGCTGGTAACGAAAGTCTTTATTATCATCCTGGTAGAATCTGGTTGGATACTGACGGGAATCCTATTCAAGCTCATGGTGGAGGTATTCTATATGATGATCGATCAAGAACGTACTACTGGTATGGTGAATATAAAGATGGACCCACTTACTATGCTCACAAAAAGGCAGCAGCTCGGGTTAGTATCTTAATCTTGATAACTGGAAGGGGTCAATCGGGTCAAATAAATAGTGTTAGCTAAAAAGCAAATCGGTTGAATGGGTCAAAGGGGTCAAAAGTTGTCCAAAGTTTATTATTAATGTATGCAGCTTCATAAATCCTGGTATTAGATAAAATGTTTGATAAATGGCACCCATTCTACCCCCTAAAGTTTGATAAAATGCCAGAAGTAACCCTAACTTTGTAAATGTTACTTTGACCCCTTCAAGTTTCTAACGTTTCAAGTTTACCGTAAAACTAATttcttatgtttttatttttatgtatgtgtcaGTATAAATGCAATTTCGTCTATGCTTTAACGTAATTTTGTTTGGAGACGAGTCGGGTCAATTATATAATGTTTTGTTTTTTATGTACATTTTGAGTTGGGccacgttttgacgtaaattttgtttagAAACaaatcgggtcaaatataatacgttttcattcgacggtataaatttgagttactaTACGTTTCGACATAAATTTAGTTCGGAAACGAGTCAGTCGATTGTAGTCTATACTTTATCACATCGTGTACGACGCCAACACACGTGTTTAATTTATGTAcattttgtttggaaacaagtcgggtcaaatatgaTACATTTTCATTCAATGGTATGCATTCGGATTACTCTATCGGGTCAAATATGATACATTTTCATTCAACGGTATGAATTCGGATTACTCTATGTTTTAACGTAAATTTAGTTTGAAAACGAGTCGGGTTGATTGTAGTTTATAATTTATCGCGTCGCGTACGGCGCCGGCGCAACGCGCAGTGGGTAAAAAAAGGAGTTATTGTACTAATAATATAGTTTTGATTGCAGGTTGACATCATCGGTGTGGGTTGCTATTCTTCAAAAGATCTTTGGACATGGAAGAACGAGGGTATCGTGTTAGCAGCCGAAGAAGCAAACGAAACGCATGATCTTCATACATCTAATGTATTAGAAAGACCAAAAGTAATTTAtaacaaaaatacaaataaatatgtaaTGTGGATGCATATTGACGACGCCAACTACACCAAAGCGTCTGTAGGAATCGCCATCAGCAACTCCCCGACGGGCCCCTTCGACTACATCAGAAGCACAAGACCACACGGTTTCGAAAGTCGAGACATGACCATTTTCAAAGATGATGATGACGTGGCGTATCTGGTGTACTCTTCAGAAGACAACAGTGAGCTTCATATTGGGCCGCTGACACAAGATTACCTTGATGTGACAAATGTCATGAGACGGATTCTCGTGGGCCAGCACCGTGAAGCTCCAGCGCTGTTCAAGCATGAAGGGACTTATTACATGATCACTTCGGGTTGCACTGGGTGGGCTCCAAACGAGGCCCTGGCCCATGCAGCGGAATCTGTTATGGGCCCATGGGAGACGATGGGGAATCCATGTGTTGGGGGTAACAAAGTCTTTCGGCTTGCTACGTTTTTCGCCCAAAGCACGTTTGTTCTTCCTTTACATGGGTTTCCGGGTGTTTTTATATTTATGGCAGACCGATGGAACCCTGCGGATTTACGGGACTCGAGGTATGTATGGTTGCCTTTGTTGGTTGGGGGACCTGTAGACCGCCCCCTTGACTACTCGTTCGGGTTCCCTTTGTGGCCTCGGGTGTCGATATATTGGCATAAAAGATGGAAACTTCCCTATAAATGGAGTGGTAAAAACTAAAAAGTGATACATGGagttatttcttttgttttttttttcctcaaTTTAGGGGTGTACTTATTTTGTGTACATTAGGTGGTAGAGGCTGTATTGCTGTGTATTGAGTGTGCATTTTATAGAGAGAATAATGAAAGCATGATAGATGACTCCGGTCCAGCCATTTTTATTTGGTTATAGAAGTTCAGAATTCTTCAAATCAGTGTCTTGTCATATTGCATATGTCATAAATCTTCACATAACACGATGTAAGCGATAAAAGTTTACAAACAATTATTCGTTGAAAAAATTATATAGGCGAATTAGTCTATCCTGGAGATAGAAGTCGGCGCGTCCTGCTCGGTTTGAAATTTTAACCCAAAGATTTACAGTTGTAGCTACTAAACTTTGTCCCACTAGGAATGTAATTATGGTCTCGAGGTCCATCCTTGCGCGAACCAAGTAGAGTGCTAAGACCATAAGGGCTAAAGCCAAAGAGACCCCAATAACAATAAACAGACCCCAAAATCTAACAAGGTTAGGGGGTTCCACCATGGTGGGGAATGCTAAAGAGAAGTCTTTCCCAAACCACTCCATCTCCAACTTCATTAGAGTCCCGTCTTCTCTTATTTTTGCAATTTCCCTCGACATCTCTATTACCAAAGGCGAACCTTTTGCAAAGATCTAAACAATATAAACGAGAACGATAAGATGAACAGGTTCGTATGATGCAAGTGATCAGTAGGAAAAAGGGTACTTACAAAGCCAAAACCAGAAGTAATAGGTTTAGACAACACCATGGCATAGTCATGTGGGTACCTCCTAAGAAACATCTTGATGTATGGAACTTCATCAACAATGGCATCTGCACCACCATGCTTTCCCCCTCTTGATAGCGCATCATCGTAATCCTCGTATGAATGATATGAGTTTTTCATATTGTAACTAAGTTTCAAATCGCCAAATAAAGAACCACCATGAAAGCCAACAACTCCCTGTTTTAATGCTAATTCAACTTTTTCAACCGACGTTAGTGATGCCTGTGTTGCCCTATAACTTTGTTTAAACAAGAAAGCCACCAGTCCAAACCAAACGATCATCACAGATACTGACAGGTACTTTAACAATCTCCTCCCTACAAAACCATTCGCAACAAGTAATCGTCAGATATTGATTAAATCTTGTTTTCGTAAGTTAAAAGATCTTAGATCGAGGGGCTACTTTGAGCGAAAAAGATGCTCAATAAGACAAGAACCGCAATGGTCTTAATTTGTTGAGCTAGTCTTCTTTCATGTTCGAATTGATTCACAGCTGGAATAGCCCATACAGATAAGATGGCTAGGATGCCAAAAACAGCATAAGTTAGCCATAAATCCGCATCAAATCGCTTCAAGAATCCCCATGGCCAAGAGTCTCTTTCTTTGATTCGGATTAGTGTCCCTATACCAACGTCAGTGTAAGTTGCCGTGAAGTCGACATACTGAGATCTACTGGCTAGGATCGTTGAATCTCCAAGAACACCATCGAGTTGCTGTTGTTCACAAAAACCAAAATTTCTGTCTTTATATGCAATTTGTGTGTGTTAAACGTGATCCTTACCTGATTATAGACCTTGTTTATAAGATCGTCGTAACTTCCACTCGCAAATGGGACAAATTCGTAAGACACTTCATACGATAAAGCATGAATACAAGTGTTGAAAACATCAACAGAGAACCCAGTAGCAGTTGTCCTGTTCTTCTGAGCATCATAATATGCATCTACAAAGTACTTAAAACTTAGACCTGTTCGCACGCCAATCCTTAACGTTTTCCCGACACTCATTCGCGAAATCCCACCTATTGGAGCTGTAGTCGATCCTCCAGGCCAAACAACATCTTCGATGTTATTAGAATGCGGCGCAGTGTCATTGAGTGGTAAATGAGCTCTTCTAATTCCGTTCGATACTGTCCAACGTCCAACTTTTCTTTCTCCATGGTCGACCGCGTTTATAATCTCAAATCCATTCGAAACCAGTTTATTTCCACTAAGTCGAAACTCGCCACTTGCACCGTTGAATTTGATATTTAAAATCTCATTTAAAAGCATAGAACCATCTAATGGGACTCCAACCTTTTCTACAAACTCCGCAAGGGCCCAAGCTGTGTCGTACGCCCATATGGCAAGCGTTGGCAGCTTTTTCGAGAACCCATCGTGCCATCTTTTCGTCAAGTCATGCATCTTACTTGACATTGGAATATAAGACCGAAAACCAAGTGCCCCTTGTAGTGACTCGATAACTTGGAACTCTGTCGAATGCATTATCTCAATGGTTTTGGGAGTTAAGATCCATGCGTATTCTTTACTCATCATTCCTAACCTCTTTGCATTTAGGAAAACGCTAGACGCTAACGAAGGTGACACGTGTACAATAACTATGGTTGTTTGGATGCTCATTAGCTTGCGCAACTCTTCAATGACTTGATCATTTGTTGCAGATGCCGAAATGGCACTTCTGTAAGTGATATGTATGTTTTTGTCTTGAAACGATTCGAACAGATGCTCTAAGATCTTCTGCTCATGATCAGTGTCCTCATAAATAAACATAACATCCCTCCATTTAAATAGCTGGATCAGGGCAGCTATGCCTCGGGTGATGGCGAATTCGTCTTCTATAATTTGGAAAAGGTAAGGATGTTGCATTGTAGATTTACCAGTAAAAGTAAATATTGGTACCTTGGCCTTATCAGTCATTGAGGTCAGTTTTGAACCGATATAAGTTTCTGGGCCTATGATTGCACTCACCTTTACTGTATTCAGGAGATCATGAACTGTGAAATCACGTAAACAAAACGTtgttaaataaaaaagttatatatatatagaagggTGATGGTACAAGAAATAGCAACTTTATATTGTATCTATTtactaaatataaaaaaaaaatgctTCAAGGAAAAGTTTTATTGCATTGAAGTAGGAAATAAAAACAAGTGGGATAGAAATGAAGGAAACTTAAAACCAATTATTATTCTCATCTTCAGTTGCGCTAATTTGGGGCTACTACCCAATTTGATAGAGGCACATAGAGGAGGTCTTAGTTTCAAATTTAGCCAAGGGAGCAGTTTAGAACGATTAGTGTAAGACGTTCTAAACTGCTCCCTTAGCAGAGTAACAGTTGCCGTTTGGGGTATAACAAAATGGCCTAAGATATAAATATAAGACATCAATCATAATCTACACTCTACTACTTATTGCTTCAAAACGAGTGATCTCTATCCTTAAAGCATTTTGCCTTGATCATTCAATTAACACGTTGTGCATGGGGTTTCGTTCGGAAAGGGTTTGCCCATCCTAATTCCCTCATTTGGAGCCATGATATGTGAGTATGACATTTTCCAAAACGTGTGAATAGTTTTCATAATTTATGCAGGGCCGGCTTGATGGGCTCTTTAGGCTAGGCAAGGGCCTAAGgcccccaattttttttttttatctatatGGTATGTATATTAGGCCCAAATGAACAAATTTTAAAATAAGTAAATAGTTAACGCtcaaaacaaaaccaatttttattgAAGACCCAAATGAAAATCAAGCTTTAGAAAAACAAAAGGCCCAACTCCAAATTCCTAATTCTTCAAGTAAATATGCAGTTTGGCCTAGCCTAAATCATCGTAGATCTTGTCTTCTGTTCTTGCTAACTGTCACGTCGGTAGTTACTCGATGGCTTCGCAATTGGGGGAGAATTTAGGGGTAATCAAAAGGGCCCTGACTTTGTTTTCTTTATACAAATGTAAAAGAATCTTAACTTTTCAGTTCATTTAAGGCCTTCAAAAACGTTGGTCAGCCTGTAATCAACTAATTTTAAATCTAGATTGCCAAGCTTGAGTTACCAAGACAGTAATACCTACCAAGATagtattttattaataataacaGGCTCCCTTTATCTTTAAGATCTCAAAAACTAATGAAGTTTAAAAATTTGTATCGTAATGTAGAATAAAAATATTCGCAATTTATCTGTGGGATTCAAAAATATGGTGTAGTACAAAAAATAGTATTTTATCTACACTCAACTAAATATTTGTATTCCCATTAGTGGACTCGTTAACATCTAAATGACTTGCTATGATATAATATAACCTGTGTAGGCTAAAACAAAACTATTAGCAAATGACAAGGCCTAAATAGCTTGTTCTTGTTATGACCTAGCGTGATTAGGTAGAGGTGGGAAAAAAACCGATTTGTTAACCGAAATCGGTTATTAACAAGAACTGGTTAATAACCGATACACCAATAACTGGTTAGTAGCTAAAAAAACCGGTGGTTTATAAACGGTTATAAATATTTAGGGTGGTAATCGGTTTTTAACCAATGTAATAGTTAACcggaaaaaaaattgaaaataactGGTTAAAGTAGATAACCGAACCAGTTAAAGTAATAACCGGTTAAagcaaaattttgaaaataaccGTCTAAACTAATTAGGGAAATTAACCGATTTGTGCACCTCTATGATTAGATGTAGTTTAAAACAACCCGTTAACACATTACTAGTCTCATTTTAAGGTAAATTAGTGGACTTATTATCTAGCTTAGGTCATTTACACCTAAATCACTCTTTATATTCAATGTGACTAGGAGTAGGATAGAACAACTTATTAACATATGAGAAGGCCTGGTAAGGCCTATTAGTGGAGCATAGCCCATTAATACCTAAATAACTTAGTTATGATTTAATGTGACTAAGTGTAGAGTCAAACAACTCATTAACCTATGACAGCATCGAACACAGGTCATTAACACCTAAATGACCCGTTATGACCTACAACAACGCATTAACACATGACAAAGCCCATTAATGGTCTTATCATCTAACACGAGCTATTAAAACCTAAATGACTTGTTATGACCTGATGTGACTAGTTGACTAAAACAAGGGTTGGCCCGGAGCAAGTGTCGGGTGGGCGACCGCTCTGGTCCCAAATCGAAATAGGGCccgaatcatatatatatatatatatatatggtagggttctagagtgaacaatgATTAACCTGTGAACAAAGTGAACAGATGTTGACCATTCATTTGTTAGATGATGAGATTTAATGGCAATGACAATTTTGTAAGTATTTGATAAAATATAATAAACAGAAATTACAAATAGGGCTAATAATGTAAAATTATACCTACTTTAATTTTGGGAACCAGGAAGGAAATGTAATTGATTTTCTAGAATACCAATCTCTCTCTAAAAATAATAACAGAATTACGCTCATTCTTCTCCATAGGCCACCGGCGATTAGAAATACGACACACGGAGCGGCATTCCAGCGAGGAAAATCAACAATAGCTTAGCAGAGGTAAGTTTATACGCATCTAAATTTaagtgaattcgtaaataaagaaaatttacacgtgtaaaaaatctaataagAGAGATTTTGAGAAGAGAAATGAactatttgatgttgtaaattttttttatgaTGTTGTATATTATTTGGTTCTATATTTGTCTTTTCTTATATAAAACCTCTTTTTGGATGTTTTTCTTACCTCTGCTAAGAAAAGACAAATATAGAACCAAAATGGTTTTATATAAACATAGAAGGGTTAAAATTAAAGGATAGCATATGAAAAGATAATTAACTGATAATTTGGTTCATTACCATCTTTATATTAAAAACTGTTCGTTcaatttttaaaacttttaatCTGAAGGGTGGAgtttggctacaaagtccatttttcccacaaagtgtacaaagtcataaaatacCACAATTTCAGCCAAAAAACACactaaaacccacaaataacataatgaagatcactaaaacacaatatcaaaAACCTAACAGTCCttcaaaacttcaaacacaccatcgtacaactatgaatataaaacacaacatgataatcaacataaaacatactaatgttagtcattcgacaATCAAAGctttatcatccaaaacacaacacaaacccacaaatatggtgttttagtaatctccactatgttatttgtgggttttaagtgtgttttatgcttgacattatagtgttttatgactttgtacactttgtaagaaaaatgaactttgtagccaactcctaccCTTAACCTGAAATAGCCTCCTAAAGAAGTGTTGCAATATAACACACTACATAAAATATAGTAAGAATATATTATCTTACTGTTTGACATAGCCTCTAGTGGATCTCCCTGAGAATCCCTTGGGTGGAGGGCTATCTTGCTTCTGTAACTATCATTACAAGCATAGAAGTCGGAAATGGCCATCGTAATGCTACTGTTAATGGATTTTCCAACCCATGATTCCATTTGGAGATGTTTAGTTATTTTAGAAGTATAATTGAGTATGAAATTAGCAATTACTTGTTCGATTTAGGATGTTTGGGAGCAGTGATTCGAGTTTTGTTACATGATTTGAAGTTATTTTTTGCTTCAATTTCGAGCTGTTTGACTGGGATTCCCAAACTTTAAATTAGGGTTTTAGTTGATGAAGAAGAAGGATTTCACCATTTTTTTAAAATCAATTTTGTAACCTTTTAAATTATAGTTTTTTTGGCTTGCGATTTGTTGATTATCAAGGTTTACACCATAGGTCCCAACAAAGAACAAGGGTGAGAATTTCGAGGTTGACTATTTTGACTATTATATGTTTTTGAGCATGTCACTGAGTAGGGCCGAAAACTAAGCGAACCGAGCCTAACTGAACTgagccttgttcatgttcgttcgtttagcaTTGAGCTTGTTCACAAACGGTTCAAGAACACATCTCGTAAGGAAATtctcgtttatgttcgttcattaaggaactGTTCTTGTTCACAAACATATAccattttaaataataaaagaaaacaacaTTCTTAAATTCACCTTGTTAAGCACTTGATATAATAACATAATTAGACATAATAAGCATAAACATAACTATCCTAAAATAATGTTTCAAAGATCTAAGTTTCTAATGACCGAACATAAACTAAACAAAACAAATGACCATGAACAGACACGTAAATGAAAATATTTAATAAAAGAACGAGCATGAACAAGGAACTCGGGTCAATTATTCAAATGAACGAATGCGAGCGGACGTATGGGAACTTCATGCCGAATAGTTTGCttaacgttcggttcgttta is from Helianthus annuus cultivar XRQ/B chromosome 9, HanXRQr2.0-SUNRISE, whole genome shotgun sequence and encodes:
- the LOC110895170 gene encoding uncharacterized protein LOC110895170 isoform X1: MENKTRMKNKYKKPTTLNCYAGSRYRFSLMVCSFIGCVLLFHVYFLNQSQHSQHAVMQMNSDHPYYRELVEVEDDGIKIPPPRKRSPRAIKRKPKRPTTLIEEFLDESSQLRYIFFPGQKTAIDPLNDAGNESLYYHPGRIWLDTDGNPIQAHGGGILYDDRSRTYYWYGEYKDGPTYYAHKKAAARVDIIGVGCYSSKDLWTWKNEGIVLAAEEANETHDLHTSNVLERPKVIYNKNTNKYVMWMHIDDANYTKASVGIAISNSPTGPFDYIRSTRPHGFESRDMTIFKDDDDVAYLVYSSEDNSELHIGPLTQDYLDVTNVMRRILVGQHREAPALFKHEGTYYMITSGCTGWAPNEALAHAAESVMGPWETMGNPCVGGNKVFRLATFFAQSTFVLPLHGFPGVFIFMADRWNPADLRDSRYVWLPLLVGGPVDRPLDYSFGFPLWPRVSIYWHKRWKLPYKWSGKN
- the LOC110895170 gene encoding uncharacterized protein LOC110895170 isoform X2 — protein: MVSGSRYRFSLMVCSFIGCVLLFHVYFLNQSQHSQHAVMQMNSDHPYYRELVEVEDDGIKIPPPRKRSPRAIKRKPKRPTTLIEEFLDESSQLRYIFFPGQKTAIDPLNDAGNESLYYHPGRIWLDTDGNPIQAHGGGILYDDRSRTYYWYGEYKDGPTYYAHKKAAARVDIIGVGCYSSKDLWTWKNEGIVLAAEEANETHDLHTSNVLERPKVIYNKNTNKYVMWMHIDDANYTKASVGIAISNSPTGPFDYIRSTRPHGFESRDMTIFKDDDDVAYLVYSSEDNSELHIGPLTQDYLDVTNVMRRILVGQHREAPALFKHEGTYYMITSGCTGWAPNEALAHAAESVMGPWETMGNPCVGGNKVFRLATFFAQSTFVLPLHGFPGVFIFMADRWNPADLRDSRYVWLPLLVGGPVDRPLDYSFGFPLWPRVSIYWHKRWKLPYKWSGKN